The following are encoded in a window of Campylobacterota bacterium genomic DNA:
- a CDS encoding ATP-binding protein — MIARSAEKDIIEGAKSFPVVAILGPRQSGKTTTARTVFNQHVYLTLEDLDLRAAAKNDPRTFLKANANEHGIIIDEFQHVPELLSYIQTMVDQQRKPGEFVLTGSQNFLMNQAIGQSLAGRVSIHTLLPLSTGELGKHNILPTDIEPTLYQGFYPAIYAHNIEPARLYQNYFHTYIERDVRQLAQVGDLMTFQTFVRLCAARAGQVLNLTSLGNDCGISDTTAKKWLSVLQASYVIFLLQPFHKNFGKRLIKSPKLYFYDPGLMCYLLGIKQQELALHSQRGALFESLVITEILKHFYNRGKTPQVYFWRDKTGHEIDCIVQEGQKLTLVEIKSSRTINQRFFDGINYWKSFATDENIESFVVFAGGQDQGRSRPDLVSWQSINDIFCQENRQR, encoded by the coding sequence ATGATCGCTCGTAGTGCTGAAAAAGATATAATTGAAGGCGCAAAATCATTTCCCGTTGTTGCTATTTTAGGCCCACGTCAGTCAGGCAAAACAACAACAGCACGTACCGTTTTTAACCAGCATGTATACCTCACGCTTGAGGACCTGGATCTGCGTGCAGCAGCAAAAAACGACCCTCGTACATTTTTAAAGGCTAATGCTAACGAACATGGCATCATCATTGATGAGTTTCAGCACGTACCAGAGCTGCTATCCTACATTCAAACAATGGTTGACCAACAGCGCAAGCCTGGAGAATTTGTACTAACTGGATCGCAAAACTTTTTAATGAATCAGGCGATTGGGCAGTCGCTTGCTGGCCGAGTAAGCATACACACACTACTGCCGCTTTCAACCGGTGAGTTGGGCAAGCATAACATACTACCAACAGACATCGAACCAACGCTGTATCAGGGGTTTTATCCGGCCATATATGCACACAATATCGAGCCAGCGCGCCTTTACCAAAACTACTTTCACACCTACATCGAACGTGACGTCAGACAGCTTGCTCAAGTTGGTGATTTGATGACCTTTCAAACCTTTGTCAGGCTGTGTGCTGCACGTGCCGGGCAAGTACTCAATTTGACCTCTTTGGGCAATGATTGCGGCATTAGCGATACAACAGCAAAAAAGTGGCTTTCGGTTCTCCAGGCAAGCTATGTCATCTTCCTGCTACAGCCATTTCACAAAAACTTTGGCAAACGGTTGATCAAAAGCCCAAAGCTCTATTTTTATGACCCAGGCCTGATGTGTTATTTGCTCGGTATCAAGCAACAGGAGCTTGCTCTGCATTCACAGCGGGGAGCACTTTTTGAGTCACTGGTCATTACAGAAATACTTAAGCATTTTTATAACCGTGGCAAAACACCACAGGTTTACTTTTGGCGTGATAAAACAGGACATGAAATAGACTGCATTGTCCAGGAGGGGCAAAAACTTACGTTAGTCGAGATTAAATCGAGCAGAACAATTAATCAACGTTTTTTTGATGGCATTAATTACTGGAAAAGCTTTGCCACAGACGAAAACATTGAAAGCTTTGTTGTCTTTGCTGGTGGCCAAGACCAGGGGCGCAGCAGGCCTGATTTGGTAAGCTGGCAGTCGATTAATGATATTTTTTGTCAGGAAAACAGACAACGCTAA
- a CDS encoding nucleotidyltransferase domain-containing protein, giving the protein MALEEKYKKKIISLISALIPEAKIYLYGSRARGDDAQRSDIDIALDSGYKLDLVDVGEVRDVLNATHIPYKLDLVDVHFVSKSIREEIMKDKVIWKD; this is encoded by the coding sequence ATGGCACTTGAAGAAAAATATAAAAAAAAAATCATAAGCTTGATTAGCGCATTAATCCCGGAAGCAAAAATTTATTTATATGGATCACGTGCTCGTGGTGATGATGCTCAACGATCAGATATCGATATCGCTCTTGATTCAGGCTATAAGCTTGACCTGGTAGATGTCGGTGAAGTTCGTGATGTTTTAAATGCTACACACATCCCCTACAAACTCGACCTCGTTGATGTTCATTTTGTATCAAAAAGCATAAGAGAAGAAATCATGAAAGATAAAGTGATATGGAAAGATTGA
- a CDS encoding nucleotidyltransferase substrate binding protein, translating into MERLNKRHKTLTKALTTLLKSIDRITNNEYNDYEEARDSLIQRFEYTSDIFWKYLHDYLKTMHNIKLDIVSPKSVYKAFRDTNIITEEEFTLCIRQVELRNLTSHTYDEELAEEVCKQIPTLARMMKTVTSRLAKNAPD; encoded by the coding sequence ATGGAAAGATTGAACAAACGGCACAAAACATTAACCAAAGCCCTAACTACACTTCTCAAGTCGATCGACAGAATCACGAATAATGAATACAACGACTATGAAGAAGCACGAGATAGCCTTATACAACGATTTGAATATACAAGTGATATTTTCTGGAAATATTTACACGACTACTTAAAAACAATGCACAACATAAAACTTGATATAGTCAGCCCTAAAAGTGTTTATAAAGCATTCCGTGATACAAACATTATTACAGAGGAAGAGTTTACGCTCTGTATCAGGCAGGTTGAACTACGCAACTTAACATCTCACACATACGATGAAGAGTTGGCAGAAGAAGTCTGCAAACAAATACCAACACTCGCTCGTATGATGAAAACTGTTACGAGTCGCCTTGCAAAAAATGCCCCCGATTAA
- the galU gene encoding UTP--glucose-1-phosphate uridylyltransferase GalU produces the protein MISAKAIIPAGGLGTRFLPATKAMPKEMLPIVDKPAIQYIVEEGACSGLRDFVIVTGKNKNTIEDHFDTCPELDNFLKSKNKMDLVESIGKIVQACNFVYVRQKEPLGLGHAVWSAKHVVGKDHIAVFLPDDIIIGQTPCMQQLMQIAHQEKCSVVAVQEVPFEQVSNYGVVGIRKQFSPNMFQVKELVEKPAVSDAPSNLAIVGRYVLSPVIFDALDEQRIGAGGEVQLTDAIQTLLLGGEKVFAYKIQGMRYDIGQPSGFLQANIDLALRHSKYGTQMFEYLRQLDTEFLLMQGKADALSKSKNSFL, from the coding sequence ATGATAAGTGCCAAAGCAATTATTCCTGCTGGTGGGCTTGGGACACGGTTTCTTCCTGCAACAAAGGCGATGCCAAAAGAGATGTTGCCAATTGTTGATAAGCCTGCCATTCAATACATTGTTGAAGAGGGGGCGTGCTCAGGGCTGAGAGATTTTGTTATTGTTACCGGCAAAAACAAAAATACCATCGAAGATCACTTTGATACCTGTCCAGAGCTTGATAATTTCTTAAAATCAAAAAATAAGATGGATCTTGTTGAAAGCATTGGCAAGATTGTGCAAGCGTGTAACTTTGTCTATGTCAGACAAAAAGAGCCGCTTGGTCTTGGTCATGCGGTCTGGAGTGCCAAACATGTAGTTGGCAAGGACCATATTGCAGTTTTTCTGCCTGACGACATTATTATTGGGCAAACTCCCTGTATGCAACAGCTCATGCAGATAGCTCATCAAGAAAAATGTAGTGTGGTTGCTGTTCAAGAAGTACCGTTTGAGCAGGTTTCAAATTATGGGGTCGTTGGTATTCGAAAGCAATTTTCACCCAATATGTTTCAGGTGAAAGAGTTGGTAGAAAAGCCGGCAGTTTCCGATGCTCCATCAAACTTGGCTATTGTCGGGCGCTATGTACTCTCACCAGTGATTTTTGATGCACTTGATGAGCAGCGTATTGGCGCAGGCGGTGAAGTTCAATTGACTGATGCGATCCAAACACTGCTGCTTGGAGGTGAGAAGGTCTTTGCCTATAAAATACAAGGCATGCGCTACGATATTGGCCAACCATCAGGATTTTTGCAAGCTAATATTGATTTGGCATTACGCCATTCAAAATATGGAACACAGATGTTTGAATATTTGCGTCAGCTTGATACTGAGTTTTTGCTGATGCAGGGCAAGGCGGATGCACTAAGTAAATCGAAAAATTCTTTTTTATAA
- the pheS gene encoding phenylalanine--tRNA ligase subunit alpha, with amino-acid sequence MENLDQKLRSVQQEFEQALGSASSSKSLEQVRLQFLGKKGEFTQLLATLKDLPIEQKRAFGSQLNQLKQDAQERFEQVKDELIAREVDAANAKQQNFDVTAYKPHAYPGHLHPYSQFVHEIEDIFLSMGYEICQGPEVDSEFYNFSALNIPQDHPARDMYDTFWTTRPDYLLRTHTSTVQIHSLQSKELPLAIVAPGRTYRYEAVDASHDFMFMQCEGLLVDKKVNVSHLFGTAQTFLKTLFGKDELDIRIRPGFFPFVEPGFEIDMRCPFCSKGCGVCKHTTWIEVFPGGLVHPNVLRACNIDPEEYSGFAFGFGLTRLAMLKYGIDDIRLFHSGRVAFLKQF; translated from the coding sequence ATGGAAAATCTCGATCAGAAGCTGCGTTCGGTTCAACAGGAGTTTGAACAAGCGCTTGGTTCTGCCTCGTCAAGCAAGTCTTTAGAACAGGTAAGGTTACAATTTCTGGGAAAAAAGGGTGAGTTTACCCAACTCCTGGCTACCCTTAAAGATCTTCCCATAGAGCAAAAACGGGCCTTCGGCTCACAACTTAACCAGCTTAAACAAGACGCACAAGAGCGTTTTGAGCAGGTTAAGGACGAGCTTATTGCTCGTGAAGTTGATGCTGCCAATGCAAAGCAGCAAAACTTTGATGTGACCGCTTACAAACCGCATGCCTATCCTGGCCACTTACATCCCTATTCTCAGTTCGTTCACGAAATTGAAGATATTTTTCTCTCAATGGGATATGAGATTTGCCAAGGGCCTGAGGTTGATTCTGAATTCTACAATTTCTCGGCTCTCAACATTCCACAAGATCACCCAGCGCGTGACATGTACGATACTTTTTGGACAACACGACCAGATTACTTGCTGAGAACGCATACCTCGACAGTTCAAATACACTCACTGCAAAGCAAGGAACTACCGCTTGCCATTGTGGCGCCGGGTCGAACATATCGTTACGAAGCAGTTGATGCGTCGCATGATTTTATGTTCATGCAGTGTGAAGGGCTATTGGTAGACAAAAAAGTTAATGTTTCTCATTTATTCGGTACGGCGCAGACGTTTTTAAAGACCTTGTTTGGCAAAGACGAGCTGGACATTCGTATCCGTCCTGGTTTTTTCCCCTTTGTTGAACCTGGTTTTGAAATTGATATGCGTTGTCCGTTCTGCAGTAAAGGTTGCGGTGTATGTAAACATACAACCTGGATTGAAGTATTTCCCGGGGGACTGGTGCATCCGAATGTTTTGCGTGCATGCAACATTGATCCAGAAGAGTATTCAGGCTTTGCATTTGGCTTTGGTCTGACGCGGCTTGCCATGCTCAAGTATGGTATAGATGATATCCGTCTTTTTCATAGCGGAAGAGTTGCTTTCTTAAAACAGTTTTAA
- a CDS encoding phospho-N-acetylmuramoyl-pentapeptide-transferase — translation MIYHLALALQTHCTFFNLFHYVSVRAIAALLTSLFLSLLWGEKFIRFCQKNFRSKVREWVPDSHHKKNNTPTMGGLLVILIGMLTMLLWSNLCKPNVWIFLLTMICFGILGFIDDWSKIFHKKGISAKQKFLAQFISALLVSTLWYCFGLQTPQMCVPFFKHCELMLGPLLIFWATFVIVGTSNAVNLTDGLDGLATGPLIMAFSTFGLIAYLAGHKQFANYLYIPFAASAELAVIAASMAGVLIGFLWYNTYPAQIFMGDVGSLALGAGLGLTALMCRQELLLPLAGGIFVLETVSVIVQVLSYKFLGRRVFRMAPIHHHFELLGWKEAKITVRFWIISFVLCLLTLLSLKVR, via the coding sequence ATGATTTACCATCTGGCTTTAGCATTGCAAACTCACTGCACGTTTTTCAATCTTTTTCATTACGTAAGTGTGCGTGCCATAGCGGCTCTTTTGACATCACTCTTTCTTTCTTTGCTCTGGGGCGAGAAGTTTATACGGTTTTGTCAAAAAAATTTTCGATCTAAGGTCCGTGAGTGGGTGCCAGACTCGCACCACAAAAAAAACAATACACCAACAATGGGAGGCCTGTTAGTTATTCTGATTGGTATGTTAACCATGCTTCTTTGGTCAAATCTGTGTAAACCAAATGTGTGGATTTTTTTATTAACGATGATTTGTTTTGGCATTCTTGGCTTTATAGATGACTGGAGTAAAATTTTTCATAAAAAAGGTATCAGTGCAAAGCAAAAATTTTTAGCGCAGTTTATCTCTGCACTTCTTGTTTCAACGCTTTGGTACTGTTTTGGCCTTCAAACACCGCAAATGTGTGTGCCATTTTTTAAACACTGCGAGTTGATGTTAGGGCCATTACTTATTTTTTGGGCAACGTTTGTTATTGTTGGCACCAGCAATGCGGTTAATTTAACCGACGGGCTTGATGGTCTTGCAACGGGGCCATTGATCATGGCATTTTCTACGTTTGGTTTGATTGCATATCTGGCCGGGCACAAGCAGTTTGCAAACTATCTCTACATTCCATTTGCAGCAAGCGCAGAGCTTGCAGTTATTGCAGCCAGCATGGCTGGAGTACTCATTGGTTTTTTGTGGTACAACACCTATCCAGCGCAGATTTTTATGGGAGATGTAGGCTCGTTAGCCCTTGGCGCAGGCCTTGGCCTGACAGCGCTTATGTGTAGGCAAGAACTGCTGTTACCGCTTGCTGGAGGAATTTTTGTTTTGGAGACAGTCTCTGTTATTGTGCAAGTGCTTTCATATAAGTTTCTGGGTAGACGCGTTTTTAGAATGGCCCCTATTCATCATCACTTTGAATTGCTTGGGTGGAAAGAGGCCAAAATTACGGTTCGTTTTTGGATTATTTCGTTTGTCTTGTGCTTGTTGACATTGCTTTCGCTTAAAGTGCGCTAG
- a CDS encoding ankyrin repeat domain-containing protein yields the protein MHNKKILIFIFLLCVLQQAASMGQPANSEGLQKLLDTQLNELAITIPEDEDFFRQKIEGLIAKGANINDTNNHAGITPLHSAVFVENLFFIAILLRNRANPNTQHPTTLNTPLHAAILKGSEAMVTSLVKTGRINFLLRNKKGQTALDLACEKDRFDLAQILLEYGAPHTSYSKQFFTSCTII from the coding sequence ATGCATAATAAAAAAATTCTAATATTTATATTTTTGCTTTGCGTTCTACAGCAGGCTGCTAGCATGGGTCAACCGGCCAACTCAGAAGGGTTACAGAAGCTGCTTGATACACAGCTCAATGAGCTTGCAATAACGATACCCGAAGATGAAGATTTCTTCCGGCAAAAAATTGAGGGTCTTATTGCAAAGGGTGCAAACATTAATGACACAAACAATCACGCTGGAATCACCCCCCTGCACAGCGCAGTTTTTGTAGAGAATCTATTTTTCATTGCTATCTTACTACGCAATAGGGCCAACCCTAACACCCAACATCCAACAACTCTGAATACACCATTGCACGCTGCAATCTTAAAAGGCTCAGAGGCGATGGTTACCAGTTTGGTCAAAACCGGCCGTATTAATTTCTTACTCAGAAACAAGAAAGGCCAAACAGCCCTAGACCTTGCATGCGAAAAAGATAGGTTTGACCTAGCACAGATTCTTTTAGAGTACGGCGCACCGCACACCAGCTACAGCAAACAATTTTTCACTTCGTGTACCATCATCTAG